From the genome of Legionella adelaidensis, one region includes:
- the mfd gene encoding transcription-repair coupling factor — protein MNKFVLLPEKVASKQHWGQLYGSSLPLALAEYCQSLTGVKLVVAPDNLTASQLQAELQFFLPQNKQEILMFPDWETLPYDQFSPHQDIVSERLYTLSRLQQTTNAIVISAANTLMHRLPPPAFLNQHGLVLKKGQTINIEAFRHQLQESGYYCVNKVLEHGEFAIRGAIIDLFPMGSNAPFRIELFDDEVESLRLFDPESQRTIEKIDEIQVLPAREFPLNEKSISQFRKTFRENFSGNPSQCPIYENVSNGTFPNGIEYYLPLFFHETATIFNYLPPEATLCLIGEIQERAEQFWLEVNSRFEQRNFDISRPILAPQKVFLNPTDLLTFINQYQQIRLSHTPSEKKGALNFATEKAKEFPIERQSKEPLMHLAKFMSDPSKRYLLVVESAGRREVLIDLLRQSNMVPKIQPSWHVFLEDSSSLNIIIGSLMQGTDLPQAKISLIVEGQLFGEQAIPQRRTAQKTIDPDLVIRDLAELRIGAPVVHLQFGVGRYLGLETIQDQNNANEFLVLAYAGEDKIYVPVTGLHNISRYTGADSEHAPLHRLGSDQWQKEKKKAAEKIHDVAIELLDVYAKREAKPGFTYQFDQSDYQRFASGFPFAETVDQQQAIQQIIRDMQSPRPMDRLICGDVGFGKTEVAMRAAFLAVQNGRQVCVLVPTTLLATQHFETFRDRFAEFPVNIELLSRFRSGKESEKVIADLKNGKIDIVIGTHKLFQKDISFHNLGLLIIDEEHRFGVKQKEYIKAMRTEVDILSMTATPIPRTLNMAMAGIRDISLIATPPAKRLAIKTFWQERNDAVLREAILRETLRGGQVFFLHNNVQTIERVAQDIQNLVPESKVRSAHGQMRERELEHIMSDFYHHRFNVLVCTTIIETGIDIPTANTIIIDRADKFGLAQLHQLRGRVGRSHHQAYAYLLTPNDKLLSADAVKRLEAIVSLEDLGAGFTLATHDMEIRGAGELLGEDQSGNIEAIGFTLYMEMLDKAVADLKAGKTPEMSAPLYQGPEIDLRISAIIPEDYIGDVHTRLIMYKRIANAKNKEELRELQVEMIDRFGLIPLSVKHLLLITEMKLFAAELGILRINASQQQGRIEFGENPNINAKALITLIQVQPKTYQLDGPSRLRFTLEKENTIERIHEINSLLGKLAPASQM, from the coding sequence ATGAATAAGTTTGTTCTCCTTCCCGAAAAAGTAGCTTCAAAACAACACTGGGGGCAACTCTACGGGAGTAGCTTACCTTTGGCTCTTGCAGAATATTGCCAATCCCTAACAGGAGTGAAATTAGTCGTTGCGCCGGATAATTTAACCGCTTCCCAGCTTCAGGCAGAATTGCAATTCTTTTTACCCCAGAATAAGCAAGAAATACTAATGTTTCCAGATTGGGAAACATTACCTTATGATCAATTTTCTCCTCATCAAGATATTGTTTCAGAACGCCTCTACACATTGAGTCGATTGCAACAAACTACCAATGCAATTGTCATCAGTGCAGCTAATACACTTATGCATCGCCTTCCTCCTCCCGCCTTTTTAAATCAGCACGGATTGGTATTAAAAAAAGGGCAAACAATTAATATTGAAGCTTTTCGGCATCAGTTGCAGGAATCAGGTTATTATTGTGTTAATAAAGTATTAGAACATGGGGAATTTGCTATCCGTGGAGCGATTATTGATCTTTTTCCTATGGGTAGCAATGCACCTTTTCGCATTGAATTATTTGACGATGAGGTAGAGAGCTTACGGTTATTTGATCCGGAAAGTCAGCGAACCATTGAGAAAATTGATGAAATTCAAGTTCTCCCTGCACGTGAATTTCCCTTAAATGAGAAAAGTATTTCTCAATTTAGAAAAACCTTTAGAGAAAATTTTAGTGGGAACCCAAGCCAATGCCCTATCTATGAAAATGTGAGCAATGGAACTTTTCCCAATGGTATAGAATATTATTTACCTCTCTTTTTTCATGAAACAGCCACTATTTTTAATTATCTTCCCCCAGAAGCGACGCTTTGCCTGATAGGAGAAATTCAGGAGAGAGCAGAGCAATTTTGGTTGGAAGTAAATAGCCGTTTTGAGCAAAGAAATTTTGATATTTCTCGTCCTATTCTCGCTCCACAAAAAGTTTTTTTAAATCCTACCGATTTGTTAACTTTTATTAATCAATACCAGCAAATTCGTTTATCCCACACTCCTTCAGAAAAAAAAGGCGCGCTCAATTTTGCCACTGAAAAAGCAAAAGAATTTCCTATTGAAAGACAGTCTAAAGAACCTTTAATGCACTTAGCTAAATTCATGAGTGATCCATCAAAACGCTACTTGTTAGTAGTTGAAAGCGCGGGGCGGCGTGAAGTTCTTATCGATTTGCTAAGACAAAGTAATATGGTTCCAAAAATTCAACCCAGTTGGCATGTATTTCTTGAAGACAGTTCCAGCTTAAATATTATAATTGGTTCCCTGATGCAAGGAACCGATCTGCCCCAAGCAAAAATTTCCCTGATTGTGGAGGGGCAACTTTTTGGCGAGCAAGCAATCCCTCAGAGACGTACTGCACAAAAAACTATAGACCCTGACTTAGTTATTCGTGATTTAGCAGAACTTCGTATTGGAGCGCCTGTTGTGCATTTACAATTTGGCGTGGGACGCTATTTAGGTTTAGAAACTATTCAAGATCAAAACAATGCCAATGAGTTTCTGGTTTTAGCATACGCGGGTGAGGATAAAATTTATGTCCCAGTAACCGGATTACATAATATTAGTCGCTACACAGGCGCTGATAGCGAGCATGCCCCGTTGCATCGTTTAGGTTCCGATCAGTGGCAAAAAGAGAAGAAAAAAGCAGCGGAGAAAATTCATGATGTAGCTATTGAGCTACTTGATGTATACGCTAAACGAGAAGCCAAGCCGGGCTTTACCTATCAGTTTGACCAAAGTGATTATCAACGTTTTGCCAGCGGTTTTCCTTTTGCCGAAACAGTTGATCAGCAACAAGCCATTCAACAAATTATAAGAGATATGCAATCACCACGGCCCATGGATAGACTTATTTGTGGGGATGTAGGCTTTGGCAAAACGGAAGTTGCTATGCGAGCAGCTTTTCTCGCGGTACAAAATGGCAGGCAGGTTTGTGTATTAGTTCCTACGACTTTATTAGCTACGCAACATTTCGAAACATTCCGTGATCGATTTGCCGAATTTCCTGTAAACATTGAATTACTGTCGCGGTTTCGCAGTGGGAAAGAATCAGAAAAAGTTATTGCTGATTTAAAAAATGGCAAAATTGATATCGTAATTGGAACCCATAAGCTTTTTCAAAAAGATATCTCCTTTCATAATTTAGGATTATTAATTATTGATGAAGAACATCGATTTGGCGTAAAACAAAAGGAATATATTAAAGCCATGCGCACTGAAGTAGACATCCTGTCTATGACTGCAACCCCCATTCCAAGAACCCTTAATATGGCTATGGCGGGTATTCGGGATATTTCACTTATTGCTACCCCCCCTGCTAAACGATTAGCCATAAAAACCTTCTGGCAAGAAAGAAATGATGCCGTTTTACGCGAAGCTATTCTTAGGGAAACTCTTCGTGGAGGCCAGGTATTTTTCTTGCATAATAATGTGCAAACCATTGAGCGGGTTGCGCAAGACATTCAAAATTTAGTTCCGGAATCAAAGGTTAGAAGTGCCCATGGGCAAATGCGAGAGCGTGAACTGGAACATATTATGTCTGATTTTTATCATCATCGATTTAACGTTCTTGTTTGTACAACTATCATTGAAACCGGGATCGATATTCCTACCGCCAACACCATCATTATTGATAGAGCAGATAAGTTTGGACTTGCCCAATTGCATCAATTACGAGGACGAGTAGGCCGCTCGCATCACCAAGCGTATGCTTATCTTTTAACACCGAATGACAAGCTTTTAAGCGCAGATGCGGTTAAACGCCTGGAAGCCATTGTATCCTTGGAGGATTTAGGCGCAGGTTTTACTTTGGCCACCCATGACATGGAAATTCGCGGTGCCGGGGAGCTCCTCGGTGAAGATCAAAGCGGAAATATTGAAGCTATTGGTTTTACCTTATATATGGAAATGTTAGACAAAGCAGTGGCAGATTTGAAAGCGGGAAAAACACCCGAAATGTCCGCGCCCCTATATCAAGGACCAGAAATTGATTTACGGATAAGTGCGATTATCCCAGAAGATTATATTGGTGATGTCCATACCCGTTTAATTATGTATAAGAGAATAGCCAATGCAAAAAACAAAGAAGAATTACGAGAATTGCAAGTAGAAATGATTGATCGTTTTGGTTTAATACCTCTTTCCGTAAAACATTTATTGTTAATTACTGAAATGAAACTCTTTGCAGCAGAATTAGGAATACTGCGCATTAACGCTTCGCAGCAACAAGGGAGAATAGAATTTGGTGAGAATCCAAATATTAATGCGAAGGCTTTAATAACCCTGATTCAAGTGCAGCCAAAAACTTATCAATTAGATGGACCCAGTCGTTTGCGTTTTACATTGGAAAAGGAAAACACCATTGAGCGTATACATGAAATTAATAGTCTTCTAGGCAAACTCGCACCAGCATCCCAAATGTGA
- a CDS encoding rhomboid family intramembrane serine protease, which translates to MLEQLNSSIDYIIKQSTYNFHFILNILALIWGIYFITIFNKNLLYFGIQPRRVVGLPGILFAPLLHANFNHIFFNSIPLVVLSNFLLLQGGVSFFLIITVMITLMSGCLIWCFAKPGLHIGASAVITGYWGFLVFNIYQQGTLTAIILGIICLYYFAGIFFGIFPREKGISWEGHLFGLIAGVTASYFESYFMKFSKLI; encoded by the coding sequence ATGTTAGAACAATTAAACAGCAGTATTGATTATATTATTAAACAAAGCACTTATAACTTTCATTTTATACTCAATATACTTGCCTTGATTTGGGGTATTTATTTTATAACTATCTTTAATAAAAACTTGCTATATTTTGGCATTCAACCACGCCGTGTCGTGGGTCTACCTGGAATACTTTTTGCCCCCCTATTACATGCGAACTTCAATCATATTTTTTTTAATTCCATTCCGTTGGTAGTCTTAAGTAATTTTTTACTGCTTCAAGGAGGGGTATCGTTTTTCTTGATAATAACAGTAATGATTACTTTGATGAGCGGTTGTTTAATCTGGTGCTTTGCCAAACCGGGATTACATATTGGAGCAAGTGCCGTAATTACCGGATACTGGGGATTTTTAGTTTTTAATATTTATCAACAAGGAACCCTTACCGCCATCATTTTAGGCATTATTTGTTTATATTATTTTGCGGGAATATTCTTCGGGATTTTTCCCCGAGAAAAGGGAATTTCCTGGGAGGGTCATTTATTTGGGCTTATTGCGGGTGTGACTGCAAGTTATTTTGAGAGTTATTTCATGAAATTTTCAAAATTAATATAG
- a CDS encoding M23 family metallopeptidase has translation MLKKILLLCFLLSNSYANILPESHPVNGGITIIPFESRQKPTGLYNKIPVAVVESIKPNQWLLVLGIPLDTKETIQNIFINKPHSAYLPFYISPKTYKTQNITIKDERKVNPFAEDKERIAQEEKKMDAIYATFNSTNPFQQAFAAPLRGPVTSLFGLNRVYNKEPRPPHSGLDIAAAEGTPVKAVNNGQIIATADYFYTGNTVIIDHGMGVFSLYGHLHEIKVKEGDSIRQGEIVGTVGKTGRATGPHLHWSMIINKTLVDPLLFVNYQFINVPPAPPPKQKQEKIPTTAG, from the coding sequence ATGCTAAAAAAAATATTACTATTATGTTTCTTATTAAGTAATTCATACGCCAACATTTTACCTGAAAGCCATCCGGTAAATGGTGGCATTACTATTATCCCTTTTGAGAGTCGCCAAAAACCTACCGGTTTATATAATAAAATTCCGGTTGCTGTGGTTGAAAGTATAAAGCCCAACCAATGGTTGCTTGTCTTAGGTATCCCTCTAGACACCAAAGAGACCATTCAAAATATATTTATTAATAAGCCACATTCAGCCTATCTTCCTTTTTATATAAGTCCTAAAACTTATAAGACACAAAATATCACTATTAAAGATGAGCGTAAGGTCAATCCCTTTGCTGAAGATAAGGAACGCATCGCACAAGAAGAAAAAAAGATGGATGCCATATATGCTACTTTTAACTCTACCAATCCATTTCAGCAAGCTTTCGCAGCTCCCCTAAGAGGTCCCGTCACCAGTCTTTTTGGATTAAACCGGGTTTATAACAAAGAACCGAGACCTCCTCACTCAGGTTTAGACATTGCAGCAGCAGAAGGTACACCGGTAAAAGCTGTAAATAATGGCCAGATCATTGCCACGGCTGATTACTTTTATACTGGAAATACCGTCATTATTGACCATGGCATGGGCGTTTTTTCTTTATATGGCCACTTGCATGAAATTAAAGTAAAAGAAGGTGATAGTATAAGACAAGGGGAGATAGTGGGAACTGTGGGTAAGACCGGACGAGCTACAGGCCCTCATTTACATTGGTCTATGATTATTAATAAAACTTTGGTTGATCCACTCCTATTTGTAAATTATCAGTTTATCAACGTGCCTCCTGCACCTCCCCCAAAACAAAAACAAGAGAAGATTCCTACAACCGCAGGATAA
- the xseA gene encoding exodeoxyribonuclease VII large subunit has translation MITTTPLVLTVTQLNRQIKNWLELEMGVVCVEGEISNLAKPSSGHFYFTLKDSKAQVRCVYFRNRHGPGNQENWENGQQVIATGILSLYEARGDYQLIVNELKLAGAGNLFQQFEQLKKKLATLGLFETERKRPLPTFPYTIGVVTSESAAALRDILTTLARRFPVAQVVIYPSEVQGKSAAKQLSDAILLANKEKHCDVLLLARGGGSMEDLWAFNDEQLAFTIFNSAIPIVSGVGHETDFTIADFVADLRAATPTAAAEAVTPNIEDIIRYFQLMEAKLADTLSRLVAYKRLLVEHKIQKISSPGRLIMSHWQTLDFLKNRLVNAMQNGLLAKRQSIHLAQSCLVLKNPVVLVQQSKRKVSDLRQRISQLIVYKKEMLTEQLAKQMATLHVVSPLATLERGYSIVTKDEKIICDVKCLKKDDVIEIQLANGSVVAGVKEVTGKGSP, from the coding sequence CTACACCACTTGTCTTAACTGTCACCCAACTAAATCGCCAAATAAAAAATTGGTTAGAACTAGAGATGGGTGTAGTTTGTGTAGAAGGGGAAATTTCTAATCTCGCCAAACCTTCCTCGGGGCATTTTTATTTCACTTTAAAAGATTCCAAAGCGCAAGTTCGTTGCGTTTACTTCCGTAATCGTCATGGGCCAGGCAATCAGGAAAACTGGGAAAATGGACAACAGGTGATAGCTACAGGGATACTAAGTCTTTATGAAGCACGCGGCGATTATCAATTAATTGTCAATGAGTTGAAGTTAGCTGGGGCTGGAAATTTATTTCAGCAATTTGAACAGCTAAAGAAAAAACTCGCCACTTTGGGGCTTTTTGAAACAGAACGCAAAAGACCACTCCCTACTTTTCCTTACACTATTGGGGTGGTTACTTCGGAGAGTGCAGCTGCTTTACGCGATATTCTCACCACTTTAGCCCGTCGTTTTCCTGTTGCCCAAGTCGTTATTTATCCTAGTGAAGTGCAAGGCAAGTCCGCTGCCAAGCAACTCAGTGATGCTATTTTGCTTGCCAATAAAGAAAAGCACTGCGATGTGCTTCTACTTGCCCGTGGTGGAGGAAGCATGGAAGATTTGTGGGCATTTAATGATGAGCAATTGGCTTTTACTATTTTTAATAGTGCCATTCCTATCGTTTCTGGTGTGGGGCATGAAACTGATTTTACTATTGCCGACTTCGTGGCCGACCTGAGAGCCGCCACCCCAACAGCCGCAGCTGAAGCAGTAACTCCTAATATAGAGGATATTATTCGCTATTTTCAATTAATGGAGGCTAAGCTAGCTGATACCTTAAGCCGCTTGGTAGCTTATAAACGCTTATTAGTTGAGCATAAAATCCAAAAAATATCCTCTCCAGGGCGATTAATTATGAGCCACTGGCAAACATTAGATTTTTTAAAAAATCGATTAGTAAATGCTATGCAAAATGGATTATTAGCAAAGCGACAAAGCATTCATTTAGCCCAATCTTGCCTGGTATTAAAAAACCCCGTCGTTTTAGTGCAACAATCCAAGAGAAAAGTCAGTGATTTGCGACAAAGAATATCCCAGCTTATTGTTTATAAAAAAGAAATGCTTACAGAGCAACTGGCAAAACAAATGGCAACTTTGCATGTAGTGAGTCCTTTGGCTACACTGGAGAGGGGTTATAGTATTGTTACCAAGGATGAGAAAATTATTTGCGATGTTAAGTGTTTAAAGAAGGATGATGTTATAGAAATTCAATTAGCCAACGGCAGCGTTGTTGCCGGTGTGAAGGAAGTGACTGGGAAAGGATCCCCTTGA